The Fodinibius salinus nucleotide sequence ACCGTACTGCTCTATCACGGTACATTTACCGTCAACTCGCTGGCGCATGTTTTTGGCAAGCGACGGTTTGAAACGGATGATGACAGCCGAAACAACTGGTTTATCTCAGTCATCACACTTGGTGAGGGGTGGCATAATAACCATCATCGGTTTCCCTCCTCCGAACGGCAGGGCTTTTACTGGTGGGAGTTTGACTTTTCTCACTATGGACTTAAAGCACTCTCCTGGCTGCGTCTGGTATGGGATTTACGTGTACCTCCGAACCGCGTTTATGCTGATGGCCATGTTTTTAAGCGTCCGCCGGAAGTTATAGAACATCCCCAAGACCGGTGATATCATTGCTTAAAATAACAGCAGGTAGTTCTGGAAAACGACCGCTATTTCATATATTCACTTATTGACAAAATTAACGCTCTAGCTATTTTTGATATGGATATTGACACGCCCGAAAAAAAGTTCAAAAACATTTCTTACGATCACTCTTCCTTCGATGATCTGGTCGAATATCTTGTAAATCATAATAAAAGTGATATTCACCATCTGAGTCTCTTTTTGGGAGTGTACAGCCCCAATAAGAAAAAGGCCGTTGAAAAGCTTGGTGCAAAACTTGACCGGGATATTCAATACGTTGATACAGCAGATATTGTTTCTCGCATTGAATCTGAAACAATGGCCAATATTGACAACTTTTTCGAAGGTTTTACGCAGTCTGATCATATTCTTTACTTCAAAAACGCGAATAAACTATGTGGCGTATATGTGGGAAATTCGCATTCTCGCGTTAAATATGCCACGCCCGAAGAACGTTACTTTCTTCAAAAGGTACAAGCATTCAGTGGTCTCGTCATTTTAGATATCGAAGAATTCAGAGATGCTGACAAGACCTTGCGGCGGGCAGCAAAGTCGGTAGTGTCTTTTACCCTGCCCGACTCAAATTTCAAGCGGTTTTTCTGGCATCTCAAAAACTTTTCTGCCCACGGATGTGATTTAAAAACTACACGTCCGGATGCGTACGATGCTACTGCATAATCTTTCAAAACGTATAAGCATAAGGGCGCTAATTGTTGATGGGTTTCCCAGAGCATTTTTCTTTTTAAAAAAGAATCTGACCCTATCGAACATTTGAGATCGGCACCGAGTAACATAAAAGTTCAGGTGTTTCCAAATCTTTAATTTACATTTAACTAATTACTAATGGCTATTTCTGTAAAGTTAGATACCAGCGGACGACGCGGTAAAACAGTAACGATGATCAGTAATATTCAACACAATCCACAGGTTATTGAGGATCTTGAGAAGCAACTAAAACAAAAATGCGGAGCAGGCGGAACCAGTTATGCCAAAACCATTGAGATACAGGGCGACCATGTGGATAAGGTTCGCTCATACCTGCAGGATGAAGGATACAATGTGAAGTAATTCGTCACTGCTGCAACTTACAAATTTGAACCAGCAAAAATATCATTGCTCTTTTACCTGAATCTCCCGATCACTACTATTCCATAAGTTCGGGATGAGAGCCCCGTAGAGCTGAGCTTCAACGTTTCCTATAAAAGATTTTTAACCTACTAAACGCGTACCAACACTATGGATTTACAAATAAATGATGAAGAATACGAGGAAATTCTCAGTCAAATAGAAAGTGAAGACAGCCCCGTAGGTATTGATGCCGGCAAGACGCACGTTCTGATACTGGATAAACTTTTAAATATTGAACGTCGTCTCGAGGCCCTGGAAATGCAATTTTTTGAGGAAGAAGAATAAAAAAGGTGCAGTAATATACTGCACCCTCAAATTCTGGTCTATTTTCAATAAGTAATATTACAAGTTTACCTTGCTCTCTCGTTTGGGATCTAAATCATAAAGCGAAGAAACCGTAGCCTGCACAGTCTTATACCAGTCGTTGCCGTATTTGTCATTGATTTCATAAAAATCCGAGAAGTCCGGCTTCCGTATCTTCATCTTCCATTCTTGGTTTTTAGCTTTATAAACAGGGTCAACATGCATAAGCTGATGGAATAGTACCATTTCCCGCGTCTTTTGGTCCAGCATATCCCACATTTCTCCGGATATCTCAATCAAGTAATTATTGCCGGAATAATATTCCACTTCACGCGATGCTTTTTTACATTTGGCCGCTTTATATTTCGAGAGATTCGGATAAACCAAAAAGTAACCAATTTCAGCGGGACCAAAATCCAGACTTTCACGCTCAATCACTATGTCGGCAACCTTTTCTACTTCTGGGGATTCCATCAGCTGTTTATTACTGTGTGCAACAGTGTCGCCGGGCTTCAAAAAGTCGTTGTCTTTCATCAATCAAAAAACATTTTAGGGGTTAATTTTCACGAAACTAAAGGTATGATTATCACCGCTTTTTTTCACACGATAATTTCTTTTAAATAAAGAATTTCTGGGAATCGATAATCTCAGTGGCAAGACTGCAATGTATTTTACTAATTCCATTTTAATCTGAAGATCAAACCCTGAAATTCTCTTATATGGATTCCTAAATTAAACCTGTTTTATGCCTTCCATCAGGATATTCTCTTTATGCAATTCCCCCGCTTAGTCCAATTTTATCCTGCAGCGAGCATGCGATGTAAATAATTTAGCTGCCCGAGATGATAATTCAAATGCCCGTATAAATGAAGGAGAAACTTATGATTTGATGCTTCAAAAGGGATATCCACCGGAAAATCTTGCGTCAGCTGATTATCCTCAATAGCATTAAAAACAGCACTAAGTGTTTCTTTGAGCTGCTCTATATCACTGATTAACTTCTCTTTGGATCGATGAGTATCCGTAAACTCACGGTCGCGCTGACGCACGTAATCGGTCTGTCCTATGCCGTGGTTAATGTAGTGCTCTAAGTTATCAACAATATGTTGTGCCAACACTCCACAGCTGTTGGATATACCCTCGGGTGATTTCCATAATTGCTCATCCGATGTTGACTGCAAGTTATCAATCAGCCGGTCTAAGTCGCGTTTATAAAGTGAACGAAAATCTTGAGTAAGCGGATTCATAATGAGTCTTTTATTTTAGTTATCTGGATTTATTTTTGGATAAGGGAACCTCCCAGAGAAATATTGATCCATTCTTTCTTTTCTAAGGTCATTTAATCATTTATTTGACAACTGGGACAGTAGTATATTTTGCGCCCGCCTGTTTTTTCCTCTTCAATTACAGTGCCGCACTTGTGACATCGATCCCCTGTCCTGTTATACACAAAATGACGGTATTCGCTATACGCTGCATTTTCTCTTTTCAGTGCCTCTACAATTGACGCATCGTTAGTAATACCGCCTGTCTCATACGAGCGTTCCGATAATGTGATCGTTGCCTTAGCCAGCTCTTCTTTTTCTTCTCTACTGTATTCTCGCAGCTTCTGTCGAGGGTTTACACCGGCATAGAACATAATTTCACTCCGTAGGTAATTGCCGATACCACTCACAAAACCTTGGTCCAAGAGCAAGGTAGTCAACTTTCTGTTTTTGAATTCATCCGAAAAATACTGCTTTGCGATATCTTGTTTCGTGGTATTGGGATGTAGTACATCCGGTCCCAGCTTCTTGATATAACTGTGGTCTTCCACCTTGTTTCTGGGTAGTAATTCAACATCAGAAGCTGAGTACAAGTATGCCGAACCCTGTTTATTATGAATAGCTACCCGCAGTGAACGATTAGTCTCGGGTTGTTTGCCATCTTCAGGGATCATCCACTTGCCGTATAGCTGATTGTGACTATACATTACAATATCATCTTCAAAATAGGTAAGAATAGCTTTCGCCCTGGCCTCTACGTTCGTTATTTTCTGTCCTTTTAACTTTGGTTCGGAATCCTTTAATTCATCAAAAGCAAAATAAAAATCTGTAATTTTGCGGCCAGTTAAGGCTTTATTAAGGTTATCGGCTGTACGCCAGATTTCAGGTCCTTCAGGCATAGTATATTATTGGATTTGAATTTTTACCCAATGTACAAGAATACATTTACTGGTTAAAATTTATGATAAATTTATTCAACAAAAGGTCAATCTCCCTATATTCGTCTTTTACAAAGCTTGTCCCCAATTCTTCGGAGAGGGGCTTCCGGATATTCGCTCATAATGTTCAACAATTTAATAATTCGCTACATGAGCTTTGCCTTGCCTGTCCAGTATTCAACCGGAAGAAATCAACAAAAAAGACAGTTGACCCAGAGACCAAGAATTTGAGAATTTAAACCTATTTTTAATTAGTATATCAGTTTATAAGATTAATTTTACAACCGTTCAGCTATCATGATTCGATCCCTGCTTGCCATTGTGGCGGGATATTTTTCCATAACCCTGCTTAACAGTTTTGCTCATCTTATTGTGTCGGTCTATTTTAAAACAGAGCTTGTTTTGAGTGGTGTTTCACAATTGCCCAGTCTTCCATGGGTGATTGGATTTACCATACTGCAATTTGTTTGGGGACTATTCGGCGGACTGTTGGCAAGCACGCTGGCCCAAAAAAATATTTCTATAGCAATACTGGGGTTTATCCTGCTTATCGCAGTGATCGGCATGCTCAACTACTCTGTATTAAACCACCGAG carries:
- the nei gene encoding endonuclease VIII; amino-acid sequence: MPEGPEIWRTADNLNKALTGRKITDFYFAFDELKDSEPKLKGQKITNVEARAKAILTYFEDDIVMYSHNQLYGKWMIPEDGKQPETNRSLRVAIHNKQGSAYLYSASDVELLPRNKVEDHSYIKKLGPDVLHPNTTKQDIAKQYFSDEFKNRKLTTLLLDQGFVSGIGNYLRSEIMFYAGVNPRQKLREYSREEKEELAKATITLSERSYETGGITNDASIVEALKRENAAYSEYRHFVYNRTGDRCHKCGTVIEEEKTGGRKIYYCPSCQIND
- a CDS encoding putative metallopeptidase yields the protein MKDNDFLKPGDTVAHSNKQLMESPEVEKVADIVIERESLDFGPAEIGYFLVYPNLSKYKAAKCKKASREVEYYSGNNYLIEISGEMWDMLDQKTREMVLFHQLMHVDPVYKAKNQEWKMKIRKPDFSDFYEINDKYGNDWYKTVQATVSSLYDLDPKRESKVNL
- a CDS encoding DinB family protein; the encoded protein is MNPLTQDFRSLYKRDLDRLIDNLQSTSDEQLWKSPEGISNSCGVLAQHIVDNLEHYINHGIGQTDYVRQRDREFTDTHRSKEKLISDIEQLKETLSAVFNAIEDNQLTQDFPVDIPFEASNHKFLLHLYGHLNYHLGQLNYLHRMLAAG
- a CDS encoding translation initiation factor; translated protein: MAISVKLDTSGRRGKTVTMISNIQHNPQVIEDLEKQLKQKCGAGGTSYAKTIEIQGDHVDKVRSYLQDEGYNVK